The following are from one region of the Salmo salar chromosome ssa27, Ssal_v3.1, whole genome shotgun sequence genome:
- the LOC106588350 gene encoding cortexin-3: MDEDFLSSTLTASESDLSSSSFLTLEAKAAFIFVLILFLVLGLLIVRCFRILLDPYRSMPSSTWTDYMEKDTFDYRIA, encoded by the coding sequence ATGGATGAGGATTTCCTGAGCAGTACCCTGACTGCCTCTGAATCAGACCTGTCCTCGTCTTCTTTCTTGACATTGGAGGCGAAGGCAGCCTTCATCTTTGTCCTCATTCTCTTCCTCGTCCTGGGTCTCCTGATCGTACGCTGCTTCCGTATCTTACTCGACCCTTACCGCAGCATGCCCTCCTCTACCTGGACTGACTACATGGAGAAGGACACCTTTGATTACCGTATTGCCTGA